A genomic region of Caenorhabditis elegans chromosome V contains the following coding sequences:
- the swm-1 gene encoding Serine protease inhibitor swm-1 (Confirmed by transcript evidence): MRILVIITCIVAVATATKTCEANEELVSCHNTCEPQCGYTPKACTEQCIMNTCDCKDGFVRNSLGKCVEVSECTKETTKCPENETFFGCGTACEATCEKPNPTVCTKQCIVNVCQCSKGFVRHGLRCIDKKDCPK; encoded by the exons ATG AGGATACTTGTCATAATCACATGCATCGTTGCTGTTGCTACCGCCACAA aaacatgtGAAGCCAATGAGGAGCTGGTATCGTGCCATAATACATGTGAACCACAATGTGGATATACCCCT aaagctTGCACGGAGCAATGTATCATGAACACATGTGACTGTAAAGACGGATTTGTTCGTAATTCTCTTGGAAAATGCGTCGAAGTATCTGAATGCACCAAGGAAACTACAAAATGCCCAGAAAATGAGACATTCTTTGGCTGTGGAACAGCTTGTGAAGCAACTTGTGAGAAACCAAATCCAACAGTTTGCACTAAACAATGTATCGTCAATGTCTGCCAATGCTCCAAAGGTTTCGTTCGTCATGGACTCAGATGCATTGATAAGAAAGATTGtccaaaataa
- the C25E10.10 gene encoding TIL domain-containing protein (Confirmed by transcript evidence) produces the protein MNFQLFIFFALLAFARSGVLKNTENMPISHTDALCGSIKCPDNYRCELPVSDLECGSEDDCSVDPKCVPIPIRKPECEGDEELKACGSACEPTCDNENPECDLVCMTNVCQCKKGLVRDSATGKCVEKNKCSKCTLECSENEKCELVELTCEEKPCQIVDVCVAQHTTE, from the exons ATG aattttcaattatttattttctttgctCTTCTTGCTTTTGCTAGATCTGGAGTTCTTA aaaacacaGAAAACATGCCCATTTCTCACACAGACGCACTCTGTGGTTCTATCAAATGTCCTGATAATTATAG atgcgAACTGCCAGTCAGTGACTTGGAATGTGGTTCTGAAGACGATTGTTCAGTTGATCCAAAGTGCGTGCCAATCC CAATCCGCAAACCGGAATGTGAGGGCGATGAAGAGCTCAAGGCGTGTGGCTCAGCGTGTGAACCGACATGTGATAACGAGAATCCA GAATGTGATTTGGTGTGTATGACAAACGTCTGCCAGTGTAAGAAAGGACTCGTCAGAGACTCGGCAACTGGAAAATGTgtggagaaaaataaatgca gCAAATGCACTCTTGAATGCTCTGAGAacgaaaaatgtgaacttGTGGAGCTGACTTGTGAGGAGAAACCATGCCAAATTGTGGACGTATGTGTTGCACAACATACCACTGAATAA
- the C25E10.8 gene encoding TIL domain-containing protein (Partially confirmed by transcript evidence) — protein sequence MRTFVIIACFIAAATAANKTCGANEEMVACHDHCETQCGYTPKVCLSAQCIENACDCKKGFVRNSLGKCVDISTCTKETSKCPENETFFRCGTACEPTCEKPGPRPCTRQCIVNVCQCSSGFVRNGYRCTELKECPK from the exons ATG AGAACTTTTGTCATAATTGCCTGTTTTATTGCTGCTGCGACAGCTGCCAAta AGACATGTGGAGCCAACGAGGAAATGGTTGCATGCCATGATCACTGTGAGACACAATGCGGATACACTCCA aaagtgtgTCTATCTGCTCAATGTATTGAAAACGCATGCGACTGCAAGAAAGGATTTGTGCGTAATTCACTTGGAAAATGTGTCGATATTTCCACCTGTACCAAGGAAACTAGCAAATGTCCGGAAAATGAGACATTCTTCCGATGCGGAACCGCTTGTGAGCCAACTTGTGAAAAACCAGGACCAAGACCATGTACCAGACAATGCATTGTAAATGTTTGCCAGTGTTCCAGTGGTTTTGTCCGAAACGGTTACAGATGCACCGAACTCAAGGAGTGCCCAAAGTGA